A portion of the Ignavibacteria bacterium genome contains these proteins:
- a CDS encoding activase, translating into MSVQKSLGVCVGASTVSAVYLGSDHGEISIVEARTIAHNGNPRKVISGLFEKNSIPAKIAVTGKKFRKFLNLTSISEAEAIETAAAYLGLSGDVIISAGGESFIVYVLDKNNRISKVCTGNKCASGTGEFFLQQIKRMDLDVEDAISLGAKGDPYNISGRCSVFCKSDCTHALNKGVAKENVVSGLAKMMSQKIIELTSRVPHESAIMIGGVSRNKAVMRFLKDYFNNVTVPEEAPYFEALGAAVYAMKNETLEFKRNDLFSEKHSPFTFHRPLSEFTHLVHFKEFNKGILQADDDCILGLDVGSTTTKAVLLRKSDNAIVAGEYLRTNGDPVKASVECYESIKNQLTAPVKITGLGVTGSGRHIAGLHALTKGIINEIIAHAAATIYFDHEVDTIFEIGGQDAKYTYITSGVASDYAMNEACSAGTGSFLEEAAKESLDIDYKEIGEIALKAQNPPNFNDQCAAFISSDVKNALHEGLSKEDIVTGLVYSICMNYNNRVKGNRPVGKKVFMQGGVCYNKAVPVAMAALTGKEIIVPPEPGLMGAFGVALEIKHRLELGLLKEEEFSLDELIQRTVEYGRTFICAGGAEKCDRKCPISMISIDGKKYPFGGACNKYYNVQMNIKESDRGLDLVKLREKLVFEKYLCAPVLDVNAPAVGISRSFLTNTLYPLYYNFFTRMGFRVILAQESKTAGVDKREAAFCYPVELAHGFLQDLLDKNPDYVFLPHIKEIYNPGEDNLPKKTCVLMQSENYYLKAAFKDELKNTRLLDPVLDFSDGYEKAEKEFVKLALGLGKNKKEASDAYRFACGELNKMFSEFKKTGNEVLKSLEEDPEKFAVVIFGRSYNAFARNANLGVPQKFSSRGITVIPHDFLPYDGLESYKHMYWGLGQQILRGARYVYGHPQLFASYITNFSCGPDSFIIPYFRNIMGRKPSLTLELDSHSADAGVNTRIEAALDIIKSFRELNRHEKISAEKSNGFMPLKVLSETKIVDSDGRELSITDPSVNVGVPNMGRLATEAFAAAFRHEGINSFPLPEYNMDTLTTGRGSTTCKECLPLILNAGSLIEYYNSRKNKDEKTLLFMAKGDGPCRLGQYHVYLEDIIKKRKMRNIGVYTLSDENSYEGLGNRFVLRGWAAITIGNLMTEVYNSIQALAADRKAASKIFRQEYDKILDTLEHGAFDDLYRQIELSALKLNAIEKKESIHEAKKVVIVGEIFVRHEEFSRMDLLDRLIEKGFVVRIVPIGEYVYYSNYLAAKEDNGGKSPVGDRLKFTIRDYVQKHVERKIRKILEKSGFIEFDMPDVKDVLKKAEHLVSPELAGEAILTIGSAMREIMDHVSGVISLGPFGCMPSRLAESILNVEMNTIGKLAAEKRKVRTDENDDLPFLAIETDGNIFPQIIQSKIEIFMLQAERLHEKLKSGDRTLSDKYKDAFHRLINNITGNAKPEEPGEIPALISEAE; encoded by the coding sequence ATGTCTGTTCAAAAATCATTAGGTGTTTGCGTCGGTGCTTCTACAGTTTCGGCTGTTTATCTTGGCAGTGATCACGGTGAAATAAGTATTGTTGAGGCCCGTACAATTGCACACAACGGGAACCCCAGAAAAGTTATCTCCGGTTTGTTTGAGAAAAATTCCATTCCCGCAAAAATTGCGGTTACAGGAAAAAAATTCAGAAAGTTCCTAAACCTCACTTCCATCTCTGAAGCCGAGGCAATTGAAACAGCCGCGGCTTACCTGGGCCTCTCCGGCGACGTCATCATCAGCGCCGGCGGCGAAAGCTTCATAGTCTATGTGCTCGACAAAAATAACAGGATATCTAAAGTCTGCACGGGCAATAAGTGCGCCTCCGGAACGGGGGAGTTCTTCCTGCAGCAGATTAAAAGAATGGACCTCGATGTTGAAGACGCCATAAGCCTTGGCGCTAAGGGCGACCCCTACAATATCTCCGGGCGCTGCAGCGTATTCTGCAAGTCCGACTGCACGCACGCCCTCAATAAAGGCGTGGCAAAGGAAAATGTCGTCTCAGGCCTTGCTAAAATGATGTCCCAGAAAATTATAGAGCTTACTTCCAGAGTGCCCCATGAAAGTGCAATTATGATAGGCGGCGTCTCCAGGAATAAAGCCGTAATGCGCTTCCTTAAAGATTATTTTAATAACGTAACCGTTCCCGAAGAAGCCCCGTACTTCGAAGCCCTCGGCGCCGCGGTCTACGCCATGAAAAATGAAACGCTGGAATTTAAGAGAAATGACCTCTTCTCGGAAAAGCATTCTCCCTTTACTTTCCACAGGCCTTTAAGCGAATTTACCCACCTCGTGCACTTTAAGGAATTTAATAAAGGCATTCTTCAGGCTGACGACGACTGCATCCTGGGACTTGACGTCGGCTCAACTACAACCAAAGCCGTGCTCTTAAGAAAAAGCGATAACGCTATTGTTGCAGGCGAGTACCTCCGCACAAACGGCGACCCCGTAAAGGCTTCGGTTGAATGCTATGAAAGCATTAAAAACCAGTTGACCGCGCCCGTTAAAATTACGGGACTCGGCGTTACCGGTTCGGGCCGCCACATCGCGGGGCTGCACGCTCTTACCAAAGGCATTATTAACGAAATTATCGCCCACGCCGCTGCAACCATTTACTTCGACCACGAAGTGGATACCATATTTGAGATCGGCGGGCAGGACGCAAAGTATACCTATATCACCTCAGGCGTGGCCTCGGACTATGCGATGAACGAGGCCTGCTCGGCCGGAACGGGTTCTTTCCTCGAGGAGGCCGCAAAGGAATCGCTCGATATAGATTATAAGGAAATCGGCGAAATTGCCCTTAAAGCCCAGAATCCCCCAAACTTCAACGACCAGTGCGCCGCCTTCATCAGCAGCGACGTTAAGAACGCCCTCCACGAGGGGCTTTCTAAAGAGGATATTGTAACGGGACTCGTATACTCCATCTGCATGAACTACAATAACCGCGTTAAGGGCAACCGCCCGGTGGGTAAAAAAGTCTTTATGCAGGGGGGCGTCTGCTATAATAAGGCCGTACCCGTTGCCATGGCGGCCCTTACAGGAAAAGAGATTATTGTGCCCCCGGAGCCGGGACTTATGGGTGCCTTCGGCGTGGCGCTTGAAATTAAGCACCGCCTGGAGCTGGGACTCCTAAAGGAAGAAGAGTTTTCCCTCGATGAGCTCATACAAAGGACAGTCGAATACGGCAGGACTTTTATCTGTGCCGGAGGAGCCGAAAAGTGCGACAGGAAATGCCCCATATCCATGATCAGCATTGACGGCAAAAAGTACCCCTTCGGAGGCGCGTGCAATAAGTACTATAACGTACAGATGAATATTAAGGAATCGGACAGGGGATTGGACCTTGTAAAGCTGAGGGAAAAGCTGGTATTTGAAAAATACCTCTGCGCGCCTGTGCTGGACGTGAATGCCCCTGCCGTCGGCATCTCCAGATCTTTCCTTACAAATACTCTTTACCCGCTTTACTATAATTTCTTCACGCGCATGGGCTTCAGGGTAATACTGGCTCAGGAATCCAAAACCGCGGGCGTGGATAAAAGGGAGGCGGCCTTCTGCTATCCCGTTGAACTCGCTCACGGATTTCTGCAGGACCTGCTGGATAAAAATCCGGACTATGTATTCCTCCCCCACATAAAAGAGATATATAACCCCGGAGAGGATAACCTTCCAAAGAAAACGTGCGTCTTAATGCAGTCTGAAAACTACTACCTTAAAGCTGCCTTTAAGGATGAACTTAAAAACACCCGTCTCCTGGATCCGGTGCTTGATTTCTCGGATGGCTATGAGAAGGCGGAAAAAGAGTTTGTAAAGCTTGCCCTGGGACTGGGTAAAAACAAAAAAGAGGCTTCGGATGCCTACCGCTTTGCATGCGGAGAACTGAATAAAATGTTCAGTGAGTTCAAAAAGACTGGAAATGAAGTGCTGAAGTCTCTTGAAGAAGACCCTGAGAAGTTTGCGGTTGTAATTTTTGGAAGAAGCTATAACGCTTTTGCCCGAAATGCCAACCTGGGCGTCCCGCAGAAATTCTCCTCGCGTGGAATTACTGTAATTCCTCACGACTTCCTGCCTTACGACGGCCTTGAAAGCTACAAGCACATGTACTGGGGCCTGGGGCAGCAGATCTTAAGAGGCGCGCGCTATGTCTACGGCCACCCGCAGCTTTTTGCTTCCTACATTACAAACTTCAGCTGCGGACCCGATTCTTTTATTATCCCGTACTTCAGGAATATAATGGGACGTAAGCCTTCCCTGACACTGGAGCTCGACAGCCATTCGGCTGATGCCGGGGTTAATACAAGAATTGAAGCCGCGCTCGACATCATTAAAAGCTTCCGCGAGCTCAACCGCCACGAGAAAATTTCTGCGGAAAAGTCAAACGGCTTCATGCCTCTTAAAGTATTAAGCGAGACAAAAATTGTGGATTCCGACGGCCGTGAGCTGTCAATTACAGATCCATCCGTTAATGTCGGTGTCCCTAACATGGGAAGGCTTGCAACCGAGGCCTTTGCCGCGGCATTCCGCCATGAGGGCATAAATTCTTTTCCCCTCCCGGAATACAACATGGATACGCTTACAACAGGACGCGGCAGCACGACATGCAAGGAGTGCCTGCCCCTGATACTTAACGCGGGCTCATTGATTGAATACTATAACTCGCGTAAAAATAAGGACGAGAAGACACTTTTATTTATGGCTAAAGGCGACGGCCCCTGCCGCCTGGGGCAGTACCACGTTTACCTTGAAGACATAATAAAGAAAAGGAAAATGCGTAACATCGGGGTTTACACGCTTTCAGATGAGAACTCCTACGAGGGACTTGGAAACAGGTTTGTTTTAAGGGGCTGGGCGGCCATAACAATCGGCAACCTGATGACGGAAGTCTATAACTCCATCCAGGCGCTTGCGGCCGACAGGAAGGCAGCCTCAAAAATTTTCCGTCAGGAATATGATAAAATATTAGATACGCTTGAGCATGGCGCCTTCGATGATCTTTACCGCCAGATTGAACTTTCGGCCCTCAAACTTAACGCAATTGAAAAAAAAGAATCCATTCACGAAGCAAAGAAAGTTGTAATAGTAGGTGAGATATTTGTCCGCCACGAGGAATTCTCAAGGATGGACCTGCTGGACAGGCTAATTGAAAAAGGTTTTGTTGTAAGGATTGTGCCGATAGGGGAATATGTTTACTACTCCAATTACCTTGCGGCAAAGGAAGACAATGGCGGAAAGAGCCCGGTCGGAGACAGGCTGAAGTTTACAATACGCGATTACGTGCAGAAGCATGTTGAGCGTAAGATCAGGAAGATACTTGAAAAGTCGGGCTTCATAGAGTTCGATATGCCGGACGTTAAAGACGTTCTAAAAAAAGCGGAGCACCTGGTGAGTCCCGAGCTTGCAGGAGAGGCAATTCTTACGATCGGCTCGGCAATGCGTGAGATAATGGATCACGTATCGGGCGTAATATCATTAGGACCTTTCGGGTGCATGCCTTCGCGCCTGGCCGAATCGATACTGAACGTTGAAATGAACACCATAGGAAAACTGGCAGCGGAGAAAAGAAAAGTCCGGACAGATGAAAACGACGACCTGCCCTTCCTTGCAATTGAAACCGACGGCAACATATTCCCGCAGATAATTCAGTCAAAAATTGAAATATTTATGCTTCAGGCAGAGCGTCTGCATGAAAAGCTGAAATCAGGGGACCGGACCCTCTCGGACAAATACAAAGATGCCTTCCACAGATTAATAAATAATATCACAGGAAACGCCAAGCCAGAGGAACCCGGGGAAATTCCCGCCCTGATCTCCGAAGCAGAATAG